A window of the Dermatophagoides farinae isolate YC_2012a chromosome 2, ASM2471394v1, whole genome shotgun sequence genome harbors these coding sequences:
- the Ndae1 gene encoding na[+]-driven anion exchanger 1 isoform X9, whose protein sequence is MVIPLTTMSKENSETDVAKDPGSMSNRPTSETDVEGHRVFHGYGVHVPGSGARRRPGSGGSGGHRRHKRNGSKRSKDSEDESESELMRPSDRVHFILGEDDTDGGHESHPLFSEMAELVSNNEEMEWRETARWIKFEEDVEEGGNRWSKPHVGTISLHSLFELRSCILNGTVLLDLEASSLDQIADLMLESMVQNNQLSADVIPKVKDALLRRHRHQHERRHGGDSKNRLPIIRSLADIGRNSSRSMFGSHTHSDSSMPQSPSAHSLQAQGSDGQHLSGSGASSTDLQHKLNQGFMRKIPHGSEADNILVGEIDCIDHSIAAFIRLKNACYLGDLTEVPVPTRFLFVLLGPHSIPGRYHEVGRAMATLMSDDVFHDVAYKSKSRDDLLAGVDEFLDAVTILPPGAWDPSIRIEPPVQVPSQETRKKPQENKEPELDSEEEEELERERSGLKRSGRIFGGLVNDIKRKYPWYLSDFTDAFVLQSVASIFFLYFACLTPIITFGGLLGDATGNNIATMESLLTGAICGIMYGLFSGQPLTILGSTGPVLVFETILYDFCRRHDLHYLNIRLWIGLWMAFFLLVMVALDYSALVCYITRFTEENFATLISVIFIFKAFENLFHIGKEYPVDRHPDIPKNYLCNCSIDGEMYELQRTLRNETALKECKILGGTLVGDGCMTPTYLPNVFLFSCILFTATYAISVFLKEFKTAPFFSTKVRQIISDFAVVIAIASMTAFDMWVHVPTPKLFVPAEFKPTRDDRGWLVPFFHEKNPVWLIPLCCIPACFSTILIFMDQQITAVIINRKEYRLKKGCGYHLDLFILCILVAIASVMGLPWFVAATVLAMTHVNSLKVESQTSAPGEKPQFLGVLEQRVTNIIIFLLCGLSVFFTPLLKHIPMPVLFGVFLYMGTSSLKGSQFFERILIIFMPQKYQPDYIFLRHVPTWKVHIFTLIQLLCFALLWAVKSYKKISIMFPLMLLVIVIVRKLLDFVFTRQELKILDDIMPESTKRKKIEEKELLKKNDDDSSAPGGGGVVGGVGTVAGATAGLVPNTSSGNVTIPLANGNVLKIPVNKIGTEEEKEPDINITEQLSKSNAWRSINHDTNGTTKTHGKPPTNATNGQKKKNRVNKKDAKSDEEQKRLSTMREEDDEEDCGITIKVDAPTPVPTAISSPKDESSNSNETPV, encoded by the exons ACCATTGACCACAATGTCTAAGGAGAATAGTGAAACTGATGTTGCTAAGGATCCGGGCTCTATGTCCAATAGACCAACATCTGAAACCGATGTTGAAG GTCATCGTGTATTTCATGGCTATGGTGTTCATGTACCAGGTTCTGGTGCAAGACGTCGTCCAGGCAGTGGCGGTAGTGGTGGCCATCGTCGCCATAAAAGAAATGGCTCGAAACGTTCAAAAGATTCGGAAGATGAATCTGAATCTGAACTTATGCGACCTT ccGATCGAGTACATTTCATCTTGGGTGAAGATGATACCGATGGTGGACATGAATCACATCCATTGTTTAGTGAAATGGCCGAATTAGTatcaaataatgaagaaatgGAATGGCGTGAAACAGCTCGTTGGATCAAATTTGAGGAAGATGTTGAAGAAGGTGGTAATCGTTGGTCTAAACCACATGTTGGCACAATTTCATTgcattcattatttgaattacGTAGCTGTATACTTAATGGTACAGTCTTGTTAGATTTGGAAGCTTCGAGTTTGGATCAGATTGCTg aTTTAATGTTAGAAAGTATGGTACAGAATAATCAATTGTCTGCCGATGTGATACCAAAAGTGAAGGATGCATTATTACGTCGACATCGACATCAACATGAACGTCGTCATGGTGGTGATTCAAAAAATCGTCTACCAATTATTCGTTCATTGGCCGACATTGGAAGAAATTCTAGTAGAAGTATGTTCGGTTCGCACA CTCATAGCGATTCATCAATGCCGCAAAGTCCAAGCGCTCATTCGTTACAAGCACAAGGTTCCGATGGACAACATTTGTCTGGTAGTGGTGCTTCTTCTACCGATCTTCAACATAAA TTGAATCAAGGATTCATGCGAAAGATTCCACATGGCAGCGAAGCAGACAATATTCTAGTTGGTGAAATCGATTGTATTGATCATTCAATCGCAGCATTTATTCGCCTTAAAAACGCTTGCTATCTTGGTGATCTTACTGAAGTGCCCGTACCGACACGTTTCTTGTTCGTCCTTCTTGGTCCACACAG CATTCCTGGACGATATCATGAAGTTGGTCGTGCAATGGCAACATTAATGTCCGATGATGTTTTTCATGATGTTGCTTATAAATCCAAATCACGTGATGATCTATTAGCTGGAGTTGACGAATTTTTGGATGCCGTTACTATATTACCACCGGGTGCTTGGGATCCATCCATTCGAATCGAACCACCGGTTCAAGTACCATCACAAGAGACACGTAAAAAACCACAGGAAAATAAAGAGCCTGAACTTGATTCTGAAGAGGAAGAAGAATTAGAACGTGAACGTTCAGGTTTAAAGAGATCTGGAAG GATTTTCGGTGGATTAGTCAATGACATCAAACGAAAATATCCTTGGTATCTTTCCGATTTCACTGATGCTTTTGTACTACAATCAGTAGCATCAATCTTTTTCCTGTATTTTGCTTGTCTGACTCCAATCATTACATTTGGTGGTTTGCTTGGAGATGCCACAGGGAACAATATt GCAACAATGGAAAGTCTATTAACTGGCGCTATTTGTGGCATAATGTATGGTCTATTTTCTGGTCAACCATTAACAATTCTGGGTAGTACTGGTCCTGTATTGGTCTTTGAAACAATCCTTTATGATTTCTGCAGACGACATGATCTACATTATTTGAACATTCGTTTATGGATCGGTTTATGGATGGCATTCTTCTTATTGGTCATGGTGGCATTAGATTATAGTGCATTAGTGTGTTACATAACTCGATTTactgaagaaaattttgccACATTGATTTCagtcattttcatctttaaagcatttgaaaat TTATTTCATATTGGCAAAGAATATCCAGTGGATAGGCATCCTGACATACCCAAGAATTATCTTTGTAATTGTTCAATAGATGGAGAAATGTATGAATTACAGCGAACGCTTAGGAATGAAACAGCACTTAAAGAATGCAAAATATTGGGCGGAACATTGGTTGGCGATGGCTGTATGACGCCTACTTATTTGCCAAATGTTTTCCTCTTTTCATGCATATTATTCACAGCAACATATGCAATCTCCGTTTTCTTGAAAGAATTCAAAACggcaccatttttttcaacaaaagtACGACAGATCATTTCAGATTTTGCTGTCGTAATTGCTATTGCTTCGATGACTGCATTTGATATGTGGGTTCATGTTCCAACACCGAAATTATTTGTACCGGCCGAATTCAAACCAACACGTGATGATCGTGGCTGGCTTGTACCGTTTTTCCATGAAAAGAATCCTGTTTGGTTGATTCCTCTATGTTGTATACCAGCCTGTTTCTCCACTATTCTCATATTTATGGATCAACAGATTACGGCTGTCATTATTAATCGCAAAGAATATCGACTCAAG AAAGGATGTGGTTATCATTTggatttgtttattttatgcATCTTGGTCGCTATTGCTTCAGTAATGGGTCTACCATGGTTTGTTGCCGCCACTGTACTTGCCATGACGCACGTCAATTCATTAAAAGTAGAATCACAAACATCAGCTCCTGGTGAAAAGCCACAATTTTTGGGTGTCCTCGAACAACGTGTGacgaatatcatcatcttcttatTATGTGGTTTGTCGGTATTTTTCACGCCATTACTCAAACATATTCCCATGCCCGTATTGTTTGGCGTATTCTTATATATGGGTACCTCTTCATTAAAAGGATCACAG TTTTTCGAACGTATCCTCATCATATTTATGCCACAAAAATACCAACCAGATTATATATTCCTACGACATGTTCCAACATGGAAAGTGCATATATTCACTTTGATCCAGCTTCTTTGCTTCGCATTATTGTGGGCAGTTAAATCATATAAAAAGATTTCAATCATGTTCCCGCTCATG TTATTAGTTATTGTCATTGTCCGTAAATTattagattttgttttcactcgTCAAgagttgaaaattttggatGACATTATGCCTGAATCGACAAAACGAAAGAAGATTGAAGAGAaagaattattgaaaaagaatgatgatgatagttcaGCACCAGGTGGTGGCGGTGTCgttggtggtgttggtaCTGTAGCTGGTGCTACTGCTGGATTAGTACCAAATACAAGCTCAGGAAATGTGACCATACCATTAGCCAATGGAAATGTATTGAAAATTCCTGTTAATAAAATCGGTACCGAAGAGGAAAAAGAACCAGATATAAACATTACTGAACAATTATCTAAATCTAATGCATGGCGTTCAATTAATCACGATACAAATGGTACAACCAAAACACATGGAAAACCACCAACCAATGCAACAAATggtcaaaagaaaaaaaatcgtgtgaataaaaaagatgCCAAAAGTGATGAGGAACAAAAACGTCTATCAACAATGAGAGAAGaggatgatgaagaagattgTGGTATAACCATAAAAGTTGATGCACCAACACCAGTGCCTACTGCAATTAGTTCACCTAAAGATGAATCGTCAAATAGTAATGAAACACCAGTTTAA
- the Ndae1 gene encoding na[+]-driven anion exchanger 1 isoform X11: protein MVIPLTTMSKENSETDVAKDPGSMSNRPTSETDVEGHRVFHGYGVHVPGSGARRRPGSGGSGGHRRHKRNGSKRSKDSEDESESELMRPSDRVHFILGEDDTDGGHESHPLFSEMAELVSNNEEMEWRETARWIKFEEDVEEGGNRWSKPHVGTISLHSLFELRSCILNGTVLLDLEASSLDQIADLMLESMVQNNQLSADVIPKVKDALLRRHRHQHERRHGGDSKNRLPIIRSLADIGRNSSRTHSDSSMPQSPSAHSLQAQGSDGQHLSGSGASSTDLQHKLNQGFMRKIPHGSEADNILVGEIDCIDHSIAAFIRLKNACYLGDLTEVPVPTRFLFVLLGPHSIPGRYHEVGRAMATLMSDDVFHDVAYKSKSRDDLLAGVDEFLDAVTILPPGAWDPSIRIEPPVQVPSQETRKKPQENKEPELDSEEEEELERERSGLKRSGRIFGGLVNDIKRKYPWYLSDFTDAFVLQSVASIFFLYFACLTPIITFGGLLGDATGNNIATMESLLTGAICGIMYGLFSGQPLTILGSTGPVLVFETILYDFCRRHDLHYLNIRLWIGLWMAFFLLVMVALDYSALVCYITRFTEENFATLISVIFIFKAFENLFHIGKEYPVDRHPDIPKNYLCNCSIDGEMYELQRTLRNETALKECKILGGTLVGDGCMTPTYLPNVFLFSCILFTATYAISVFLKEFKTAPFFSTKVRQIISDFAVVIAIASMTAFDMWVHVPTPKLFVPAEFKPTRDDRGWLVPFFHEKNPVWLIPLCCIPACFSTILIFMDQQITAVIINRKEYRLKKGCGYHLDLFILCILVAIASVMGLPWFVAATVLAMTHVNSLKVESQTSAPGEKPQFLGVLEQRVTNIIIFLLCGLSVFFTPLLKHIPMPVLFGVFLYMGTSSLKGSQFFERILIIFMPQKYQPDYIFLRHVPTWKVHIFTLIQLLCFALLWAVKSYKKISIMFPLMLLVIVIVRKLLDFVFTRQELKILDDIMPESTKRKKIEEKELLKKNDDDSSAPGGGGVVGGVGTVAGATAGLVPNTSSGNVTIPLANGNVLKIPVNKIGTEEEKEPDINITEQLSKSNAWRSINHDTNGTTKTHGKPPTNATNGQKKKNRVNKKDAKSDEEQKRLSTMREEDDEEDCGITIKVDAPTPVPTAISSPKDESSNSNETPV from the exons ACCATTGACCACAATGTCTAAGGAGAATAGTGAAACTGATGTTGCTAAGGATCCGGGCTCTATGTCCAATAGACCAACATCTGAAACCGATGTTGAAG GTCATCGTGTATTTCATGGCTATGGTGTTCATGTACCAGGTTCTGGTGCAAGACGTCGTCCAGGCAGTGGCGGTAGTGGTGGCCATCGTCGCCATAAAAGAAATGGCTCGAAACGTTCAAAAGATTCGGAAGATGAATCTGAATCTGAACTTATGCGACCTT ccGATCGAGTACATTTCATCTTGGGTGAAGATGATACCGATGGTGGACATGAATCACATCCATTGTTTAGTGAAATGGCCGAATTAGTatcaaataatgaagaaatgGAATGGCGTGAAACAGCTCGTTGGATCAAATTTGAGGAAGATGTTGAAGAAGGTGGTAATCGTTGGTCTAAACCACATGTTGGCACAATTTCATTgcattcattatttgaattacGTAGCTGTATACTTAATGGTACAGTCTTGTTAGATTTGGAAGCTTCGAGTTTGGATCAGATTGCTg aTTTAATGTTAGAAAGTATGGTACAGAATAATCAATTGTCTGCCGATGTGATACCAAAAGTGAAGGATGCATTATTACGTCGACATCGACATCAACATGAACGTCGTCATGGTGGTGATTCAAAAAATCGTCTACCAATTATTCGTTCATTGGCCGACATTGGAAGAAATTCTAGTAGAA CTCATAGCGATTCATCAATGCCGCAAAGTCCAAGCGCTCATTCGTTACAAGCACAAGGTTCCGATGGACAACATTTGTCTGGTAGTGGTGCTTCTTCTACCGATCTTCAACATAAA TTGAATCAAGGATTCATGCGAAAGATTCCACATGGCAGCGAAGCAGACAATATTCTAGTTGGTGAAATCGATTGTATTGATCATTCAATCGCAGCATTTATTCGCCTTAAAAACGCTTGCTATCTTGGTGATCTTACTGAAGTGCCCGTACCGACACGTTTCTTGTTCGTCCTTCTTGGTCCACACAG CATTCCTGGACGATATCATGAAGTTGGTCGTGCAATGGCAACATTAATGTCCGATGATGTTTTTCATGATGTTGCTTATAAATCCAAATCACGTGATGATCTATTAGCTGGAGTTGACGAATTTTTGGATGCCGTTACTATATTACCACCGGGTGCTTGGGATCCATCCATTCGAATCGAACCACCGGTTCAAGTACCATCACAAGAGACACGTAAAAAACCACAGGAAAATAAAGAGCCTGAACTTGATTCTGAAGAGGAAGAAGAATTAGAACGTGAACGTTCAGGTTTAAAGAGATCTGGAAG GATTTTCGGTGGATTAGTCAATGACATCAAACGAAAATATCCTTGGTATCTTTCCGATTTCACTGATGCTTTTGTACTACAATCAGTAGCATCAATCTTTTTCCTGTATTTTGCTTGTCTGACTCCAATCATTACATTTGGTGGTTTGCTTGGAGATGCCACAGGGAACAATATt GCAACAATGGAAAGTCTATTAACTGGCGCTATTTGTGGCATAATGTATGGTCTATTTTCTGGTCAACCATTAACAATTCTGGGTAGTACTGGTCCTGTATTGGTCTTTGAAACAATCCTTTATGATTTCTGCAGACGACATGATCTACATTATTTGAACATTCGTTTATGGATCGGTTTATGGATGGCATTCTTCTTATTGGTCATGGTGGCATTAGATTATAGTGCATTAGTGTGTTACATAACTCGATTTactgaagaaaattttgccACATTGATTTCagtcattttcatctttaaagcatttgaaaat TTATTTCATATTGGCAAAGAATATCCAGTGGATAGGCATCCTGACATACCCAAGAATTATCTTTGTAATTGTTCAATAGATGGAGAAATGTATGAATTACAGCGAACGCTTAGGAATGAAACAGCACTTAAAGAATGCAAAATATTGGGCGGAACATTGGTTGGCGATGGCTGTATGACGCCTACTTATTTGCCAAATGTTTTCCTCTTTTCATGCATATTATTCACAGCAACATATGCAATCTCCGTTTTCTTGAAAGAATTCAAAACggcaccatttttttcaacaaaagtACGACAGATCATTTCAGATTTTGCTGTCGTAATTGCTATTGCTTCGATGACTGCATTTGATATGTGGGTTCATGTTCCAACACCGAAATTATTTGTACCGGCCGAATTCAAACCAACACGTGATGATCGTGGCTGGCTTGTACCGTTTTTCCATGAAAAGAATCCTGTTTGGTTGATTCCTCTATGTTGTATACCAGCCTGTTTCTCCACTATTCTCATATTTATGGATCAACAGATTACGGCTGTCATTATTAATCGCAAAGAATATCGACTCAAG AAAGGATGTGGTTATCATTTggatttgtttattttatgcATCTTGGTCGCTATTGCTTCAGTAATGGGTCTACCATGGTTTGTTGCCGCCACTGTACTTGCCATGACGCACGTCAATTCATTAAAAGTAGAATCACAAACATCAGCTCCTGGTGAAAAGCCACAATTTTTGGGTGTCCTCGAACAACGTGTGacgaatatcatcatcttcttatTATGTGGTTTGTCGGTATTTTTCACGCCATTACTCAAACATATTCCCATGCCCGTATTGTTTGGCGTATTCTTATATATGGGTACCTCTTCATTAAAAGGATCACAG TTTTTCGAACGTATCCTCATCATATTTATGCCACAAAAATACCAACCAGATTATATATTCCTACGACATGTTCCAACATGGAAAGTGCATATATTCACTTTGATCCAGCTTCTTTGCTTCGCATTATTGTGGGCAGTTAAATCATATAAAAAGATTTCAATCATGTTCCCGCTCATG TTATTAGTTATTGTCATTGTCCGTAAATTattagattttgttttcactcgTCAAgagttgaaaattttggatGACATTATGCCTGAATCGACAAAACGAAAGAAGATTGAAGAGAaagaattattgaaaaagaatgatgatgatagttcaGCACCAGGTGGTGGCGGTGTCgttggtggtgttggtaCTGTAGCTGGTGCTACTGCTGGATTAGTACCAAATACAAGCTCAGGAAATGTGACCATACCATTAGCCAATGGAAATGTATTGAAAATTCCTGTTAATAAAATCGGTACCGAAGAGGAAAAAGAACCAGATATAAACATTACTGAACAATTATCTAAATCTAATGCATGGCGTTCAATTAATCACGATACAAATGGTACAACCAAAACACATGGAAAACCACCAACCAATGCAACAAATggtcaaaagaaaaaaaatcgtgtgaataaaaaagatgCCAAAAGTGATGAGGAACAAAAACGTCTATCAACAATGAGAGAAGaggatgatgaagaagattgTGGTATAACCATAAAAGTTGATGCACCAACACCAGTGCCTACTGCAATTAGTTCACCTAAAGATGAATCGTCAAATAGTAATGAAACACCAGTTTAA
- the Ndae1 gene encoding na[+]-driven anion exchanger 1 isoform X3: MVIPLTTMSKENSETDVAKDPGSMSNRPTSETDVEGHRVFHGYGVHVPGSGARRRPGSGGSGGHRRHKRNGSKRSKDSEDESESELMRPSDRVHFILGEDDTDGGHESHPLFSEMAELVSNNEEMEWRETARWIKFEEDVEEGGNRWSKPHVGTISLHSLFELRSCILNGTVLLDLEASSLDQIADLMLESMVQNNQLSADVIPKVKDALLRRHRHQHERRHGGDSKNRLPIIRSLADIGRNSSRSMFGSHRSLDKILSDVPPSSSSTATITTTTSSPATASSHPLPTSTTTTTSYSSPTSPIPSGIGGGHLSSLSTSSTTVSAQQQHFKGKNTLGVPARKGANISAHSDSSMPQSPSAHSLQAQGSDGQHLSGSGASSTDLQHKLNQGFMRKIPHGSEADNILVGEIDCIDHSIAAFIRLKNACYLGDLTEVPVPTRFLFVLLGPHSIPGRYHEVGRAMATLMSDDVFHDVAYKSKSRDDLLAGVDEFLDAVTILPPGAWDPSIRIEPPVQVPSQETRKKPQENKEPELDSEEEEELERERSGLKRSGRIFGGLVNDIKRKYPWYLSDFTDAFVLQSVASIFFLYFACLTPIITFGGLLGDATGNNIATMESLLTGAICGIMYGLFSGQPLTILGSTGPVLVFETILYDFCRRHDLHYLNIRLWIGLWMAFFLLVMVALDYSALVCYITRFTEENFATLISVIFIFKAFENLFHIGKEYPVDRHPDIPKNYLCNCSIDGEMYELQRTLRNETALKECKILGGTLVGDGCMTPTYLPNVFLFSCILFTATYAISVFLKEFKTAPFFSTKVRQIISDFAVVIAIASMTAFDMWVHVPTPKLFVPAEFKPTRDDRGWLVPFFHEKNPVWLIPLCCIPACFSTILIFMDQQITAVIINRKEYRLKKGCGYHLDLFILCILVAIASVMGLPWFVAATVLAMTHVNSLKVESQTSAPGEKPQFLGVLEQRVTNIIIFLLCGLSVFFTPLLKHIPMPVLFGVFLYMGTSSLKGSQFFERILIIFMPQKYQPDYIFLRHVPTWKVHIFTLIQLLCFALLWAVKSYKKISIMFPLMLLVIVIVRKLLDFVFTRQELKILDDIMPESTKRKKIEEKELLKKNDDDSSAPGGGGVVGGVGTVAGATAGLVPNTSSGNVTIPLANGNVLKIPVNKIGTEEEKEPDINITEQLSKSNAWRSINHDTNGTTKTHGKPPTNATNGQKKKNRVNKKDAKSDEEQKRLSTMREEDDEEDCGITIKVDAPTPVPTAISSPKDESSNSNETPV, translated from the exons ACCATTGACCACAATGTCTAAGGAGAATAGTGAAACTGATGTTGCTAAGGATCCGGGCTCTATGTCCAATAGACCAACATCTGAAACCGATGTTGAAG GTCATCGTGTATTTCATGGCTATGGTGTTCATGTACCAGGTTCTGGTGCAAGACGTCGTCCAGGCAGTGGCGGTAGTGGTGGCCATCGTCGCCATAAAAGAAATGGCTCGAAACGTTCAAAAGATTCGGAAGATGAATCTGAATCTGAACTTATGCGACCTT ccGATCGAGTACATTTCATCTTGGGTGAAGATGATACCGATGGTGGACATGAATCACATCCATTGTTTAGTGAAATGGCCGAATTAGTatcaaataatgaagaaatgGAATGGCGTGAAACAGCTCGTTGGATCAAATTTGAGGAAGATGTTGAAGAAGGTGGTAATCGTTGGTCTAAACCACATGTTGGCACAATTTCATTgcattcattatttgaattacGTAGCTGTATACTTAATGGTACAGTCTTGTTAGATTTGGAAGCTTCGAGTTTGGATCAGATTGCTg aTTTAATGTTAGAAAGTATGGTACAGAATAATCAATTGTCTGCCGATGTGATACCAAAAGTGAAGGATGCATTATTACGTCGACATCGACATCAACATGAACGTCGTCATGGTGGTGATTCAAAAAATCGTCTACCAATTATTCGTTCATTGGCCGACATTGGAAGAAATTCTAGTAGAAGTATGTTCGGTTCGCACA gATCATTGGACAAGATCCTGTCCGATGTtccgccatcatcatcatcaacagcaactataacaacaacaacatcatcaccggCAACAGCATCCTCACACCCATTaccaacatcgacaacaacaacaacatcatattCAAGTCCAACATCACCGATTCCTTCGGGTATCGGTGGTGgtcatttatcatcattatctacTTCATCAACTACCGTATCagctcaacaacaacatttcaaGGGCAAGAATACATTAGGTGTACCGGCACGTAAAGGTGCCAATATTTCtg CTCATAGCGATTCATCAATGCCGCAAAGTCCAAGCGCTCATTCGTTACAAGCACAAGGTTCCGATGGACAACATTTGTCTGGTAGTGGTGCTTCTTCTACCGATCTTCAACATAAA TTGAATCAAGGATTCATGCGAAAGATTCCACATGGCAGCGAAGCAGACAATATTCTAGTTGGTGAAATCGATTGTATTGATCATTCAATCGCAGCATTTATTCGCCTTAAAAACGCTTGCTATCTTGGTGATCTTACTGAAGTGCCCGTACCGACACGTTTCTTGTTCGTCCTTCTTGGTCCACACAG CATTCCTGGACGATATCATGAAGTTGGTCGTGCAATGGCAACATTAATGTCCGATGATGTTTTTCATGATGTTGCTTATAAATCCAAATCACGTGATGATCTATTAGCTGGAGTTGACGAATTTTTGGATGCCGTTACTATATTACCACCGGGTGCTTGGGATCCATCCATTCGAATCGAACCACCGGTTCAAGTACCATCACAAGAGACACGTAAAAAACCACAGGAAAATAAAGAGCCTGAACTTGATTCTGAAGAGGAAGAAGAATTAGAACGTGAACGTTCAGGTTTAAAGAGATCTGGAAG GATTTTCGGTGGATTAGTCAATGACATCAAACGAAAATATCCTTGGTATCTTTCCGATTTCACTGATGCTTTTGTACTACAATCAGTAGCATCAATCTTTTTCCTGTATTTTGCTTGTCTGACTCCAATCATTACATTTGGTGGTTTGCTTGGAGATGCCACAGGGAACAATATt GCAACAATGGAAAGTCTATTAACTGGCGCTATTTGTGGCATAATGTATGGTCTATTTTCTGGTCAACCATTAACAATTCTGGGTAGTACTGGTCCTGTATTGGTCTTTGAAACAATCCTTTATGATTTCTGCAGACGACATGATCTACATTATTTGAACATTCGTTTATGGATCGGTTTATGGATGGCATTCTTCTTATTGGTCATGGTGGCATTAGATTATAGTGCATTAGTGTGTTACATAACTCGATTTactgaagaaaattttgccACATTGATTTCagtcattttcatctttaaagcatttgaaaat TTATTTCATATTGGCAAAGAATATCCAGTGGATAGGCATCCTGACATACCCAAGAATTATCTTTGTAATTGTTCAATAGATGGAGAAATGTATGAATTACAGCGAACGCTTAGGAATGAAACAGCACTTAAAGAATGCAAAATATTGGGCGGAACATTGGTTGGCGATGGCTGTATGACGCCTACTTATTTGCCAAATGTTTTCCTCTTTTCATGCATATTATTCACAGCAACATATGCAATCTCCGTTTTCTTGAAAGAATTCAAAACggcaccatttttttcaacaaaagtACGACAGATCATTTCAGATTTTGCTGTCGTAATTGCTATTGCTTCGATGACTGCATTTGATATGTGGGTTCATGTTCCAACACCGAAATTATTTGTACCGGCCGAATTCAAACCAACACGTGATGATCGTGGCTGGCTTGTACCGTTTTTCCATGAAAAGAATCCTGTTTGGTTGATTCCTCTATGTTGTATACCAGCCTGTTTCTCCACTATTCTCATATTTATGGATCAACAGATTACGGCTGTCATTATTAATCGCAAAGAATATCGACTCAAG AAAGGATGTGGTTATCATTTggatttgtttattttatgcATCTTGGTCGCTATTGCTTCAGTAATGGGTCTACCATGGTTTGTTGCCGCCACTGTACTTGCCATGACGCACGTCAATTCATTAAAAGTAGAATCACAAACATCAGCTCCTGGTGAAAAGCCACAATTTTTGGGTGTCCTCGAACAACGTGTGacgaatatcatcatcttcttatTATGTGGTTTGTCGGTATTTTTCACGCCATTACTCAAACATATTCCCATGCCCGTATTGTTTGGCGTATTCTTATATATGGGTACCTCTTCATTAAAAGGATCACAG TTTTTCGAACGTATCCTCATCATATTTATGCCACAAAAATACCAACCAGATTATATATTCCTACGACATGTTCCAACATGGAAAGTGCATATATTCACTTTGATCCAGCTTCTTTGCTTCGCATTATTGTGGGCAGTTAAATCATATAAAAAGATTTCAATCATGTTCCCGCTCATG TTATTAGTTATTGTCATTGTCCGTAAATTattagattttgttttcactcgTCAAgagttgaaaattttggatGACATTATGCCTGAATCGACAAAACGAAAGAAGATTGAAGAGAaagaattattgaaaaagaatgatgatgatagttcaGCACCAGGTGGTGGCGGTGTCgttggtggtgttggtaCTGTAGCTGGTGCTACTGCTGGATTAGTACCAAATACAAGCTCAGGAAATGTGACCATACCATTAGCCAATGGAAATGTATTGAAAATTCCTGTTAATAAAATCGGTACCGAAGAGGAAAAAGAACCAGATATAAACATTACTGAACAATTATCTAAATCTAATGCATGGCGTTCAATTAATCACGATACAAATGGTACAACCAAAACACATGGAAAACCACCAACCAATGCAACAAATggtcaaaagaaaaaaaatcgtgtgaataaaaaagatgCCAAAAGTGATGAGGAACAAAAACGTCTATCAACAATGAGAGAAGaggatgatgaagaagattgTGGTATAACCATAAAAGTTGATGCACCAACACCAGTGCCTACTGCAATTAGTTCACCTAAAGATGAATCGTCAAATAGTAATGAAACACCAGTTTAA